A genome region from Gardnerella vaginalis includes the following:
- a CDS encoding sugar ABC transporter ATP-binding protein, producing the protein MSHKDTILSMQHITKTFGSLKALTDVNLSVDRGEIHAICGENGAGKSTLMNVLSGVYPYGSYTGKIIFNGKECKYSNIKNSERDGIVIIHQELTLNPFLSISENIFMGNECSKNGVIDWSETRAKAAELLERVGLPEDPDTKIMDIGVGKQQLVEIAKALSKNVKLLILDEPTAALNDEDSAHLLQLVRQLRDEHGVTSIIITHKLNEVAVIADNVTIIRDGSTVGEMYITPETPLDYDELIRKMVGRELTNLYPKHETNQSGEEYLRIANWTVHHPMDNSRIIVDNANLYVRSGEIIGLAGLMGAGRTELAMSVFGRSYGSNITGDLYIKGKKVELRNVQEAINAGLAYATEDRKGYGLNLLQNIRENSSIASLSKMSKLGVVDGNIERKEVDAYRENFNIKCQNIDVQVSTLSGGNQQKVVLAKWVLSDPDILILDEPTRGIDVGAKYEIYEIIDKLADQGKAVIVISSELPELIGICDRIYTVSQGVITDDVNKNGFTQEYLMKCMTKERN; encoded by the coding sequence ATGTCGCATAAAGACACAATATTGAGTATGCAGCACATCACAAAAACGTTTGGTTCACTAAAAGCTCTTACTGATGTTAATCTTTCGGTTGATCGCGGTGAAATTCATGCAATTTGCGGCGAAAATGGTGCTGGTAAATCTACGTTAATGAATGTGCTATCAGGTGTTTATCCTTACGGATCTTACACGGGAAAGATTATATTTAACGGAAAAGAGTGTAAATATAGTAATATTAAAAATTCAGAACGTGATGGAATTGTTATTATTCATCAGGAACTGACTTTAAATCCATTTCTTTCAATTTCCGAAAATATTTTCATGGGAAATGAATGCTCAAAAAATGGAGTAATTGATTGGAGCGAAACTCGCGCTAAAGCTGCAGAACTTCTTGAACGCGTTGGTTTGCCAGAAGATCCAGATACAAAGATCATGGATATTGGTGTTGGTAAACAGCAGCTTGTAGAGATTGCTAAGGCTTTGTCTAAAAATGTAAAGTTGCTGATTCTTGATGAACCAACTGCAGCATTAAATGATGAGGACTCTGCTCATTTACTACAGCTTGTTCGCCAATTAAGAGATGAACATGGCGTTACCAGCATTATAATTACGCACAAGCTTAATGAAGTTGCTGTAATAGCAGATAACGTTACTATAATTCGTGACGGATCGACAGTTGGTGAAATGTATATTACGCCAGAAACGCCATTAGATTACGATGAATTAATTCGTAAAATGGTGGGTCGAGAATTAACCAACTTGTATCCTAAGCACGAAACAAATCAATCTGGTGAAGAATATCTTCGTATAGCCAATTGGACAGTTCATCATCCAATGGATAATAGCCGAATAATAGTCGATAATGCTAATTTGTATGTTCGTTCTGGCGAAATTATTGGATTGGCTGGATTGATGGGTGCTGGCAGAACCGAATTGGCTATGAGTGTTTTTGGACGCTCATATGGCTCCAATATAACTGGTGATCTTTATATTAAAGGTAAAAAAGTCGAATTGCGCAATGTGCAAGAAGCAATTAATGCTGGTTTGGCTTATGCTACAGAAGATCGAAAAGGTTATGGTTTAAATCTTCTGCAGAATATTCGCGAAAATTCATCTATTGCTTCATTGTCAAAAATGAGCAAATTAGGTGTTGTTGATGGAAACATTGAGCGAAAAGAAGTTGATGCATATCGAGAGAACTTTAATATAAAATGTCAAAACATTGATGTGCAAGTTTCTACGCTTTCTGGCGGAAATCAGCAAAAAGTTGTATTGGCAAAATGGGTTCTTTCTGATCCAGACATACTCATTCTCGATGAGCCAACTCGTGGTATAGATGTTGGTGCAAAGTATGAAATTTATGAAATCATCGATAAGCTTGCCGACCAAGGTAAAGCTGTTATAGTTATTTCTTCTGAACTACCAGAATTGATTGGTATATGCGATCGTATTTATACCGTAAGTCAAGGCGTTATCACAGATGATGTTAATAAGAATGGGTTTACCCAAGAATATCTGATGAAATGCATGACTAAGGAAAGGAATTAG
- a CDS encoding substrate-binding domain-containing protein — protein sequence MNIGKKAIALFVGIAVVAGLSACSGSRGGASKNVSQGIEKGATIGVSMPTKSEERWNKDGNNLKKKLEDAGYKVILNFADDKPAQQNADIENMINNGAKVVVVAAKDGSAVGPAVEKAHDAGAKVIAYDRLIMNTKAVDYYATFQLEQTGILEANYIIDKLGLKDGAKGPFNIELFTGSPDDNNAKYFFKGAWDLLQPYFKSGALVSPSNHGGGVNKDFKVQDWQKISVQGWKAEQAQKDMESIIDSAYAKGQPLHAILSPYDGISTGVINAIESKRPDLKPGTDNWPIITGQDAMESAVSSIARGKQSQTVFKNVNKLAEAVYQMVLEIAKGKKVSGINGKFNNNKIDVPSKLLNPQDITKDNLTDLVKDGYITQERFDKLVH from the coding sequence ATGAACATAGGTAAAAAGGCAATCGCTTTATTTGTAGGTATTGCTGTAGTTGCTGGTTTATCAGCCTGTTCAGGTTCAAGAGGTGGTGCATCCAAAAACGTAAGTCAAGGAATTGAAAAAGGTGCCACCATTGGTGTCTCTATGCCAACAAAGTCGGAGGAACGTTGGAATAAAGACGGCAATAACCTAAAGAAGAAGCTAGAAGATGCTGGGTATAAAGTTATATTGAACTTTGCAGACGATAAACCAGCTCAGCAAAACGCAGATATTGAAAATATGATTAACAACGGCGCTAAGGTCGTTGTTGTTGCTGCAAAGGATGGTAGTGCTGTAGGACCTGCAGTAGAAAAGGCTCATGATGCTGGAGCTAAAGTAATTGCCTACGATCGATTGATTATGAATACAAAGGCTGTTGACTATTATGCAACATTCCAGCTTGAGCAGACTGGTATTCTTGAAGCAAATTATATTATTGATAAGTTGGGTCTTAAGGATGGTGCAAAGGGGCCATTCAATATTGAGCTTTTCACTGGTTCTCCAGATGATAACAATGCTAAGTACTTCTTCAAGGGTGCATGGGATTTGCTGCAACCATACTTTAAATCTGGTGCCTTAGTTTCCCCATCTAATCATGGTGGTGGCGTGAATAAAGACTTTAAGGTTCAAGATTGGCAGAAGATTTCTGTTCAAGGGTGGAAAGCTGAACAGGCTCAAAAGGATATGGAATCAATTATTGATTCTGCATATGCTAAAGGTCAGCCACTACATGCAATATTAAGCCCTTATGATGGTATTTCGACTGGTGTTATCAACGCCATTGAATCTAAGCGTCCAGATTTAAAGCCAGGTACAGATAATTGGCCAATTATAACTGGACAGGATGCTATGGAGTCAGCTGTATCTTCAATTGCACGTGGAAAGCAGAGTCAGACAGTATTTAAGAATGTCAATAAGCTTGCTGAAGCCGTTTATCAGATGGTATTGGAAATTGCTAAAGGCAAGAAGGTGTCTGGTATTAACGGAAAGTTCAATAACAACAAGATAGACGTTCCTTCTAAATTGCTAAATCCACAAGATATTACTAAGGATAATCTTACTGACTTAGTGAAAGATGGCTATATAACACAAGAACGCTTTGATAAGTTAGTACATTAA
- a CDS encoding ROK family transcriptional regulator produces MSHLFGSQTSLREANRSALLSYIRRFGAITQIELAEATGLSTATVSTLVRQLVKEGRLYTENTIHNGRRATLVALARRKGISVGLKISRHSLDLIFIDYELNIIAERTLLLPKQHIPDATLERATLLINETLSNINASAKELIAIGVSITAPIDKRTKTIAIPGIMPHWNNFDIISYLQSVFNIPVTLDNDANCCAVWESRAGSVTKTTDFIYINTDDGAGASIMADGKIWRGVTGMAGEIGHIQVDPLGSICACGNRGCLNTFINEERITSLLRVTHGDLTVEDLVRLANEGDPGCRRIIADTAIRIGTVAAELCTSVDPEIVVIGGLLVQSGSVFVDAFRESLHRLLFPDVLTPIQVVVASNLTNCSALGAALEGIDAAEKIHHKTSQHL; encoded by the coding sequence ATGTCGCATTTATTCGGATCCCAAACTTCCTTGCGAGAAGCTAATCGATCTGCATTACTTTCTTACATACGCAGATTTGGTGCAATTACGCAAATCGAGCTTGCTGAAGCGACAGGATTATCAACTGCAACCGTATCAACTCTTGTAAGACAACTTGTAAAAGAAGGGCGGTTGTACACAGAAAACACAATACATAACGGAAGAAGAGCAACACTCGTAGCCTTAGCTCGTAGAAAAGGAATAAGCGTAGGACTAAAAATTAGCAGACACTCTCTAGATCTAATTTTTATCGACTACGAACTTAACATAATCGCGGAACGAACATTACTATTACCAAAACAGCATATTCCAGATGCCACTCTCGAACGAGCAACATTACTCATAAACGAAACTTTATCCAACATAAACGCATCAGCAAAAGAACTAATAGCAATAGGCGTATCTATAACAGCTCCAATAGATAAACGTACAAAAACAATAGCAATACCTGGCATTATGCCACATTGGAACAATTTCGACATTATTTCGTATCTGCAATCAGTTTTTAATATTCCAGTTACTTTAGATAACGATGCAAACTGTTGCGCAGTATGGGAATCAAGAGCAGGATCTGTTACAAAAACCACAGATTTCATATACATAAATACAGATGACGGAGCTGGTGCCTCCATAATGGCAGATGGAAAAATATGGCGCGGCGTAACTGGAATGGCAGGCGAAATAGGGCATATTCAAGTTGACCCACTCGGAAGCATTTGCGCATGCGGAAACCGTGGATGTCTTAATACTTTTATAAATGAAGAACGAATCACATCGTTATTAAGAGTTACCCATGGAGATCTAACTGTAGAAGATCTTGTACGTTTAGCAAATGAAGGAGACCCCGGATGCAGACGTATCATAGCTGATACTGCAATACGAATAGGAACAGTAGCAGCAGAACTATGTACATCAGTAGATCCTGAGATTGTAGTTATAGGAGGACTCCTAGTGCAAAGCGGATCAGTTTTCGTAGACGCTTTTAGAGAGTCATTGCACCGCTTACTATTCCCTGATGTTTTAACTCCTATACAAGTTGTAGTTGCATCAAATCTTACTAATTGTTCTGCGCTAGGAGCAGCACTAGAAGGAATTGATGCTGCAGAAAAAATACATCACAAAACATCTCAGCACCTATAG